Sequence from the Thermodesulfatator atlanticus DSM 21156 genome:
TTTACGTAAAGCCTGTCCGGATCCATAGAATAATTGTGCTCCGCATTGGCAACAGCCGATTCCAAAACCTTACGCACTAGGCGTGCCCCTTTTTTAGGGGTAAATCTCAAAATATTAAGCGCCTCATCTACTGATTTGCCACGGATAAGATCCACCACTAAACGCGCCTTATATGGTGAAATACGCACATATTTAGCTTGCGCCCGCGCTTCCATATCTCACTCCTATTTCTTCTTACCTTTTACTTTGCCTTTATCTGCTGCATGGCCACGATAAGTCCTAGTAGGGGCAAACTCCCCAAGCTTATGCCCTACCATGCTCTCTGTAACGTAAACCGGTATAAACTTTTGCCCGTTATGCACTGCAAAAGTTAGCCCCACAAACTCGGGCAAAATCACGGAGCGTCGGCTCCAGGTTTTAATGACCTTTTTGTCTCCAGTTTCTAGGGCCTTGCGCACCTTTTTCCAGAGATGTTCATCTACAAACGGC
This genomic interval carries:
- the rplV gene encoding 50S ribosomal protein L22, yielding MEARAQAKYVRISPYKARLVVDLIRGKSVDEALNILRFTPKKGARLVRKVLESAVANAEHNYSMDPDRLYVKRAYVDEGPRLKRIWPRAFGRASRILKRTSHITIVVEEKPEK
- the rpsS gene encoding 30S ribosomal protein S19, whose protein sequence is MPRSRKKGPFVDEHLWKKVRKALETGDKKVIKTWSRRSVILPEFVGLTFAVHNGQKFIPVYVTESMVGHKLGEFAPTRTYRGHAADKGKVKGKKK